The Mucilaginibacter terrae region CGGCCGGAAAACCGATCCCAGCGCATATTTTCCGTGGAAAACGCTCGCTAAAAATGGTTTTGGGTACTGGAGCGATGAGGTTTTAGAACTTGCTCCTCCAACTTTCGATTACGTGGCCGCCCTGCGCATCATCGGGTACGATACCTCAAACCTGCCGGCAGCCATTAAGGCATTTAAGCTGCATTTTGTACAAACCGATGTAACGCCGCAGCTTACACAGTTGGATTTGAATGTGCTGTATAATGTGGCGAAGAAGTATTGATACCTCACCCCGGCCCTCTCCAAAGGATAGGGGGATAAAATAAGCGGCCTGAACATTTGTTAAGGGCCGTTTATTTTAAATAATCACGTCATTGCGAGACAGAAATGGGCAACGCCAGGGTGTCGAAGCAATCTCTGCGTAGGCGTGTCGGTCATGCAAAGTTCAGAGATTGCTTCGACGGCTCTGCTCTGCCCACCACAGTCTCGCAATGACGAGTTTTTATAAAAGCAAAAGCTGGTTTGAAAACTCAAACCAGCTTTTCTTTTAATTAATCCATTCTGGTTTACTTCGCTATTTCAAATACCGCACGTACCTGATAATTCAGTTTTATCTTTTTAAAATCAACATCCGATTCCTGGGGAGTGGCATCGGCAGCCATAGCCGATTTAAACATCATATTGCTGTAAACCGGGCGTCCCATAGGCTCGTTATCAATTTCCTGAATCTCGATGGCACCGCCTAATTTTTCGCCAATGCTGGTTAATAAGTAACCGGCTTTTTCGCGGGCAGCTTGCAGGGCTTTAATTTTGAGTTCCTTGCGTAGTTCGGCTTGTTTGGAGTACTCGTAGCTTTCCACACCGGTTGATTGTATGCCTTTATCGTCAACTTTACTCAGGATGATATTGATGGCGTTCAGGTCGCGCACTTTAATGCGGTACTGTTTGCTGGCCATAAAATCGGGGTCTTTTTTCTTTTTATCGATGATGTAGTTGTACGACGATATATTGTTGATCATAAAGTCTTCTTTAGCCACACCGGCCTCGGTAACGGCTTTTTGCAACTGGCGCTCCAGGGTGCTAATATCTACCTTGTTTTTGCCGTTCATGTATTCTTTAAGGGATATGGCAACATAGATAATATCGGGCGTAACCTCCTGCTCGGCACTGCCGGTAACCTCAATTTTGCGGCGCTGATCGGGGGTTTGTGCAAAGCCGGTAATGGTAACAGTTAAAAGAGCGGCTAATAGAAATAATTTTTTCATAGTAAACATTTGTTATAGTGTTGTATGTGTAGACGAGGCCGTGTACCAAAGTGCAACAATCTCCGTCATTTAAACCTATGGACAATGAAGCGGGGAAATAGTTTAAATATTGTTTGAACCGGAATTTTAAGAATTAGTAAAATTTACAGAAGTTTAAAAATCGGTTTTCATCTGCACACCCGCACATCCACGCATCTGCACATTAAACAAGCTTATCAATTCTCACCCAGCGCATACCCGCAGCTTCGGCGGCTTGGGTGCCGGGGTTGCCGTCTTCAAATACCAGGCAGCGTTCGGGGGCTACGCCCAATAGTTCGGCGGCTTTCAAAAACGGGTCGGCAAAGGGTTTGCCGTTAGGTGTTTCGCCCGCACAAACCAGTACCTCAACCAGGTGATCGATGCCTAAAATTTGCAGAGTTCTTTCAACCACTATACGGCTGCTGCCACTTACAACGGCAATGTGCACCTGTCCGGCGTGATTTTTCAGGTGGTTTACCACATAGTCTATTGGCTGAGTTTTTTCAATATATTCATCTATAAACAGCTTGTATTTGGCTGTCTTAAATTCCTCGGGTATAAAAGTGCTTTGATAGCGTTCGTTAATTTTTTCAACCACATTTATGATAGGTAGCCCGGCAAACTCATCGATTATAGCACCATCAATAAGCACGCCTTGTGCAGCAGCTACTTTTATATAGGTTTCGGTATGGGCGGGCATATTATCGGCCAGAGTGCCGTCGCAGTCGTACAAAAAGGCATCAAAATTATCTTGGCTTATTTTTACCAGGGCATCGTATTTGGCTTGTGTTGTTGTATTCATAGTTGAGGTAAAGGTAAACCTCTCCCCGGCCCTCTCCAAAGGAGAGGGAGTAAAAAAAATGCCCCACCCCGGCCCACACCGGAGGGTGGAGCTACGAAACAGTATAGTAAAAGTCCTCCCTCCCGGGGAGGATTTAGGTGGGGCCACTAAGAGGAGGGCCGGGGTGGGGCGATTGGAGCCAAATATTTATCCCCATTTCCTTTTAAATGCTGCAAATTCTTTATACGTTTGAAATTTTTGTTGATGTAGCTTCCTCAAATTTTTGAACGAACGATATGCTACGTGTTGACAGCAGTAAACCTTGCCAGCTAATTTATTCATTTGCCCGCCACGAATATCTCGGGTGGTTAATTGAACCGCATATTGTTCAGCTTAACCCAAACGGGGAGTTTTCTTTTACCCACCAGCGTATTTTCTCTAATACGGCACAGGAATTCAACTCTTGTATCGATGAAACCGACGCTAAGCTCATTAAGCTTTTAGAAGAAATTGAGCAGGGGCACCTCATTAAAAAGTACTACAAAAAGCCCATCCGCCCTTACGAGTTTTTTAGCAAGGTATTTAACGAGCAGTTGTTTGATGTTATTAGGCCCAAAATTGAAAAGAAGATGGCCGAGGCGTTTACTATGCTTGCCAACAAAAAACTGTTTGTAATGAGCAAGGAAGGCTACCCGGCTGAGAAGCAATTGCACATAGCTGCCGAGGCGGCTACCGTACTTTTTCACTTTAAGCGCGACGATACCGAGATACGCTACTACCCAACCATCAAGTACCAAGGCATGAAGATCGAATTCATGTTTAAGAACGCCGAGATCGTGTGTAACCATCCCGGCTGGCTCATGCTCGATGATACGCTGTATTATTTTGAAAAGGATGTAGAAGGCCGCAAGCTGCAACCTTTTTTGCAAAAGCGCTACATTGCAATTCCGCGTAGTGCTGAGCAATCTTACTTTGAAAAATTTGTAGCCCCCCTTATTGAGAAACATCACGTACATGCTGAGGGCTTTACCATCAATACCGAAAAGTATGATGCCCGCCCCGTGGTTAAGCCTATATATGTGGCCGGCGGTACATCGCAAATACAGCTTTATTTTAAGTACGCCGGCTATGTTTTCCCCTATGGCGATGGCCGGCATATCTCTGTAAAAATTGACCGCGAGGGTGATAATTACACTTTTCACCGTATAAAACGCTCGGTAACCTGGGAAAAAAACAAGCTTCAGCTTTTGGAAGATATGGGGCTAACCACCTCATCATCACTTTTCCAGAACCTCGAGGTAAAACACGATAGCGATGATACCGACCGTTCTTTCTCGGTTTTTGACTGGCTTAACCAAAATCATGATAAGCTAACCGCCGCAGGTTTTGAAATTGAGCAGCCCGACGGACAAAAGCGTTACCTGTTTGGCAGCAGTAAAATAGATTTACAGGTAAACGAAAATAACGATTGGTTTGACATACACGCCATTGTGCATTTCGGCCCGTACCAAATTCCGTTTATGGATTTGCGCAACCATATTCTTAACCGTAAAAAGGAGTTTACCCTGCCCAGCGGCGAAATTGCCGTTATACCCGAAGAATGGTTTGCCCAATACGGCAACCTGCTCAACTTTACGGAGGGCAACAAGGAGTTGAAACTGCGCAAGCATCACATTGGCCTCATTAATGATTTGGCCGAAGGTGATTTAGCCAGCATTACCATAAACCGCAAACTGCAAAAACTAACCGATTTTGAGGAACTGGAAGACATAGCCCCACCGGTAAACTTTGCGGGCAGCCTGCGCCCTTACCAGCAGGCGGGTTACAACTGGTTCCACTTTTTAAAGGATTATCATTTTGGCGGATGCCTGGCCGATGATATGGGCTTGGGAAAAACCATACAAACTTTGGCCCTGCTACAAAAAAACAAAGAGGATGCACAGGCCATTGGTGCAAGCAGTACATCGTTGTTAATAATGCCCACCTCGCTTATTTATAACTGGATAAACGAGGCGGCTAAGTTTACGCCTACGTTGCGCATGATGGTGCATACGGGGGCTTTCCGCTATAAATCGCCCGATGTGTTTGGTAATTACGATGTGGTGGTTACTACGTATGGCATCAGTCGTATTGATGTAGAGTTGTTTAAAGCTTTCTTTTTTGATTATGTGATTTTGGATGAAAGTCAGAACATCAAAAATCCGTCGTCAAAATCATATCAGGCGGTTAAGCAGCTTAAATCTCGCCATAAATTGATATTGAGCGGTACGCCTGTTGAAAACACGGTTAACGACTTATGGACGCAGATGTCGTTTATTAATCCCGGCTTGCTGGGTAACCAGCAGTTTTTTTTAAACGAGTTTGTAACCCCTATTGAAAAGAAAAAGGATGAAGACAAGGCGCACCGCTTACAAGCCCTCATTAAACCTTTTGTGCTTCGCCGCACCAAGGAGCAGGTAGCTACCGAGCTGCCGCCAAAAACCGAGCAGTTATTTTATTGTAAGATGACTGATGAGCAAAGTACGGTTTACGAAAAGGTAAAATCTGAATACCGCAACGAACTGTTGCAAAGCCTCGAAGACGGTACCTTTGCCCAAACGCAAATACAGGTTTTACAGGGGCTTATCAAATTGCGCCAAATAGCCAACCACCCATCCATGATTGATGAGAGCTACGAGGGGGATTCGGGTAAGTTTGAAGACGTGGTACATACGCTTTCGAACGTGTTGGATGGCGGGCATAAAGTGTTGATCTTTTCTCAGTTTGTTAAGCAACTGAACATTTACCGGCAGCATTTTGAGCAAACCGGCATCAAATTCACCTACCTCGATGGCAGCACCCAAAACCGCGGTGAGGTGGTTAAACGTTTTCAGGAGGATGCCAAAACGCAGGTCTTCTTAATATCCATAAAAGCCGGAGGCGTGGGCCTCAACCTTACCGAGGCCGATTACGTATTTATCCTCGACCCATGGTGGAACCCTGCTGTTGAGCAACAGGCCATTGACCGTACACACCGCATAGGCCAAACCAAAAACGTGTTCATCTATAAATTCATTACCAAAGACACCGTTGAAGAAAAGATATTGGCGCTGCAACAACGCAAGCTTACCGTTGCGCGGTCGCTCATCACCACCGAAGAAAGTTTCATCAAATCACTTTCGGCTGATGATATTAGGGAGATATTGAAGTAAGAGTATGTACTGCCGTCGTCTTTGTCCTCACAAATGAACATTTTCTGGCGCAAGTATGTAGCGCGAAAGGCACAAGTAGCCTACCCACTACCAGCCCCACATACTTGCGCCAGAATTAGAAACGGCAACTATCTAATTAAACCCTCCCCCTTCAGCACAGTCACACATATTTTACATCAACTTATATATATTGCTTGTGTTAAATTCCCGTTAAAGTATCTTTACACCAATAATGAATACACTAAGGCTGCCCAAACAACCCCCAACCGTAGTTTCCTTTTGGAATGTTGGTGCCTTATTGTATTACTCAACCCTTTTGTTTATGCTCGAAACTTTGTTTTACTGGAACAAGTTTAAAGATGCTTATGCCGATGAGGCTGTTTTGTTTAGCCTGTTTTGGTTGGGGAGTGTGTTGTTTGCCTTCAGTCATATTTTTATGGTGGTGTTTGATGGCTGGTCGCGCTACCAAAACTATAAGCGCATAAAAGATTACCTGTTTGTGCACGGTTTTACGCCCAAAATTGCCCGGTTATACAAAGGTTCCAAATGCCAGCGTACGGCCTTTTTAGTGGCTGCGCGCGAGCTGGGAATGGAAGATAAGGTGATCAGTTATTACCGCCGGTTGGGCATTAAGTGGTACCATTTTGTGCCTCACTTTATGATCAAAGATCCTTGGTTTTTGTTTAAAAAATATTTTTGGTCGCGCACGTTTATGGAAAAACATTACGAGCCTAAGTTTAATTACCGCGAATTATCTGCCAGCTTGTCTATCTAAATGCTTACTGCTACACATTTAAGTAAAAGTTATAAATCGGGCAGAGCTTTGGATGATGTTTCTATCCAGATGCTGCCGGGGCAAATATGCGGCCTGCTGGGTCGTAACGGTGCCGGTAAAACTACATTGTTCCGTATACTTTGCGGGTTAATAAAACCCGACTCGGGCCAATTGAGCATTACATCGCAAAGAAGCAAGCCCGTTGGTGGCATTATCGAACGACCGGGACTATACCCATACCTCAACGCTTACGATAACCTTAAACTCTTTGCCCAAATACAAGGTGCTCCAAACCATAAAGAATCAATTAACCAAAACCTGCTTAAAGTTGGCCTGCCAACCGACCGTAAAGACCCGGTACGCAATTTCTCGTTAGGGATGAAACAGCGTTTAGGCATAGCCATAGCCTTACTCAACAACCCCGAATACCTGGTGCTGGATGAACCATTTTCGGGCCTTGACCCCATTGGCGTAACCGCATTAATTAATCTTGTTGCTGATTTGGCGACTAAGGAGAACATCTCCATCCTGCTGTCATCACACCTCATGGGCGAGTTGACCAAGTGCTGCAATTATTTGTATGTAATGGATAAAGGCCGATTGGTAAATCAAGGCACAACGGCACAGCTCATTAATCACCATATTCATAGTTTTAATATCACGGCGCAAAACATTGCCTCGTCGGTAGTCCTGCAAAAATACAGACCAGTAATGGGGGTGAACGGCGCAAGCATTGTATGTAATGCCGATGCGATTCCCGCACTACTTGGCCAGCTACTGACCGAGGGTATACAGGTAACCTCGTGCACGCCCGAACTGTCGTTAGAACAACTGGTTAACGCCCCGCAATCATGATGAAACAGTTGTTGTATGCCGAATTTGTCAAAATCATAAAGCAAAGTAAAACCTACTATGCGTTGGGTGCTATTGCCGTTATCGAACTGTTGATATTTATAACCGCCTACTACCAAGGCAGTACTATTTTAGATTTGCTACTCAACACGCTACGGCAAAACTTTTACTTTGAAGGTACCCTGCTTAACGGCAACCTCATCTTGTACATCGTACTCAACTCGCTGTGGTTTAACGTGCCGCTCATACTCATGATCGTAACTTCGGGCTTGCTAACCGATGAGCACAAAGACGGCACCCTGCAAACCGTAATGCTGCAGGCCGTAAAAAAATGGAAATTTATACTGGCTAAATACATTACTGCCGCCTTGTTTACGTTATTGGTAATTGCCTTTATGATGCTGAGCACCTTTGCGCTGGCCTACACCATTTTTGGCACCGGCGATTTGGTGGTGTACATTGGCACGCTTAACTTTTTTGAGGCCGATGAAGCGTTTCACCGCATTTGCTGGGCATTTGCATCGGGCAGTATTGCCATGGTGTTTTACAGTACGGCCAGTATCACGCTCGCCATTTTTATTAAGGAAGCATCGAAGACGTGGATAGCATCGGCGCTTTTCCTCATCATTACCAACCTGTTGCTCAAGGCCGATTTTTTACCTGCTGGTTTTAACACATTCTTTTTTCCTAAGCTGATAGATACCTGGCAGCAGCTGTTTAATTACAAGGTTGATTGGCAACAGGTAGGTATTAATAATGTTATGCTGATGTTGTACTGTGCGGCCTTTGCGGGTTTGGGTATGTTGGTTTTTCAAAAAAAGGATATTGGATGATGACACGAGATAAAAGTGCGATGGATGTGTGCGATTCCCCTCTTGAGAGGGGTGGAGGGGTGTGTCCTTCAAGCGTTCAAGTAAAGCGTGCTAAACACACCCCTGCTCATGCTCAGCCCTACGCGCCCCCTCTCAAGAGGGGAATTGGAAGTTTAATTGCATTTCTTATAACACTATTCTTCGCACCATCGCTCTACGCCCAAAAAGTAGATGCCGATTTGCTGCGCATCAAACAACGTATGGATTCGGTTGCTAAGTTTACGGCTACGGTAACGCTCGATCTGGATGTGCCGTTTATACAAATGCCTACCAAAAAAGCACAGGTGAGTTACGCCAAAGGCAAGCGCATGCAGTTTACCTCTAAAGATTTTGTGATGCTGCCCAAACGTGGACTGGATTTTTCGCTGTCGGAAATATTTAAATACCCATTCATTACCGTTGACCGCGGTGCCGAAAAGCGAAACGGAAAAATGCTGAAAGTGCTGAACGTTATACCAACCGATGCCAAGTCAGACCTGGTGCTGGTAACCTTGTATATGGATGCCAAGGCGGCGCGTATTATGGAATCAGAAATCAACACCCGTAAAGACGGTTCGTACTCGTTATTGATGCAGTATGACGGCGCAAAGGAAATACTGCCCGATTACGTAGAGGCATCCTTCGCCATAGAGAGGCTAAAAATTCCATTTAACTTTATGGGCAAGGATACCAAAATAGACCGCAAAAAAATGCGCGGTATGGATACCAAAACCGGCAAGATAAAAATGAAGATGAGCGATTATAAAATTTCGCTTATTTAAAACGAGATATTAGGGTTGGATATAGCGAACACATGCTCATCCAAAATTTGCCCACTCTTAACTACAGAGTTTCGTAACACACCCTGCTTTTCATAACCGGCTTTCTCCAACACCCGCATTGATTTTTGGTTGCTGCTTAATGCCAGTGCCTGTATGCAAATAGCATCAAGTTGCTCAAACGTGTAGTTGGTAATCAGCTTTACAGCTTCGGGCATAATGCCTTTGCCCCAGTAGCTTTCGCTTAGCCAGTAGCCAAGCAGCGGTGTTTTACGGTAAACATCGGCCCTGAAGTTAAGACCAATACCCCCCACCACTTCGCCATTTATGCTGATGGTAAAATTTACAATAGGCTCCTGATTTTCAAACATTTTCACCCAGGCCTGCGCATCTTCAAAAGTATAGGGCGAAGGAAAACGATCTAACAACATGGCCGATATATTGGGGTTATTGGCGTGCTTTTGTAACGAGGCCTCGTCGCCGGGTTGCCAGTTGCGTAATATAAAGCCGTTTCCTGTAAGTTGCATTTTGTAAAAATAGTATTCGCTTTTAAGGTTTCATTTAAATAGCTGTTATATTTAGCGGTACTACAAATGCTATTCTCCTTAACTGCATGAAAAAACTCTTTACTCTCTTTTTACTGGCCTCTGCTGTAGGCGTAAACGCGCAAAAGCTCGAAAAACTCACCGTCGAAAAGATCATGAGCGATTCGAAATGGATGGGCACCTCGCCCGATGCCATTCGCTGGAGCGATGACAGCAAAAAAATATACTTTAACTGGAACCCCGAAGCTGCCGACCACAGCAGCCTGTACGCCATAACCACCGGCAACACAAAACCGCAAAAAGTTGAGCTGGCCGAACGCAAAGCCCTTACCAATGGCGGCACCTGGAACAAAAGCCATACCCGAAAACTATTTGAGCAAAGCGGCGATATATTTTTAAGCGACATTAAAACCGGCAAGATCATTCCGCTGGCCGTTACTACCGACCGCGAAAGCAATGCGGCTTTCAGCACCGATGAAAGCAAAGTATTGTTTATGCGTGCCGATAACCTGTTCTCGCTTAGCCTCAACACCGGCGAATTAATACAGCTAACCAACTTTATCCGTACCGGGGCAGCGGCGGCACCTGTTGCAGCGGCCGGCTTTGGTCAAAGAGGAGGAGGCGGTCGTCAGGGCGGTGCAACAACCGGGGCAGCAGTTCAACGTCAGGGAGGTGCAGCAGCCGGCGGTAATCAGCAGGAGGGTTGGTTGCGTAACCAGCAAACCGAGCTGTTTGAGGTAGTACGCGAAAAAGCAAAAGACGAAAAATACAATGCCGCTGAGCGCAAGGCCTTGCAGGGCAAAACATTAAAGGCTATACCAATTGGTGAGCAATCGTTAAGTTTTGTGCAGCAAAGCCCCGATGCCAGGTATATTACCTATCGTTTAATAAAGGCAGCCGATGGTGCAAAGACTACCATTGTGCCCAGCTATGTAACGGCATCGGGCTATACCGAAGATATTCCTAACCGTACCAAGGTAGGTGCGCCCCTGTCAACCTCACAATCATTTGTGTTTGATACGCAGCGCGACACGGTGTACGCCATCTCCACCAAAGAAATTCCTGGTATTAAAGACCTGCCCGACTACGTAAAAGATTACCCCAAACAACTGGAAGACCGTACCAAACGCAACGACGACCGCAACGTGGTAATTCAGGGCCCAAACTGGAGCCCGACAGGCCAATACGCCGTAGCCATTGTTACCGCACAGGATAACAAAGACCGCTGGGTAATGAAACTTGACCCGGCAACCGGCAAACTGAGCCAGTTAGATCGTCAGCGCGACGAAGCTTGGATAGGCGGTCCCGGCATTAGCGGCGGCGGTTTTGTAAGCGGCAATACAGGCTGGTTGGATGATACGCATTTTTACTTTCAGAGCGAAGCCAGCGGCTATTCACACATTTATGTAGTTGATGTGGTTTCGGGCGCCAAAAAACAGCTCACCAATGGTAAATGGGAAGTGTCGGACCTACATCTATCTAACGATAAAAAATCATTTTACTTTACCGGAAACATCGAGCATCCGGGCATCAGCCATTATTATCGTTTGCCGGTTAGCGGCGGTACCCCGGTAAAGCTAACCAGCATGAAAGGCGGTAATGAGGTTGAACTATCGCCCGATGAAAAGTGGCTGGCTATTCGCTATTCGTACTCCAACAAACCTTGGGAGTTGTACCTGCAACCCAATAAACCCGGCGCAAAAGCGGTACAAATAACCAAATCAACCAGTGCCGAGTTTAACTCGTACCAGTGGCGCGACCCGGAAATAGTTACTTTCAAAAACCGTTACGGTAAAGATGTATATGCCCGCGTGTATTCGCAAAAAATTGCGCATCCGTCAAAGCCTGCCGTGGTGTTTGTGCATGGTGCCGGTTATTTACAAAACGTGCATTACTGGTGGAGCCAATATTACCATGAGTACATGTTCCATAACCTGCTGGCCGATAATGGTTACACCGTTATTGATATTGACTACACCGGCAGCGCAGGTTATGGCCGCGACTGGCGTACAGGCATCTACCGCCACATGGGCGGCAAGGATTTGGACGACCAGGTTGACGGTGTAAAATTTCTTGCAGAAAAATATGGTATAAACCCTAAAAACGTGGGCTTATACGGTGGTTCGTACGGTGGTTTTATTACGCTGATGGCCATGTTTACCCAACCTGATGTTTTTGCAGCCGGTGCTGGTTTACGCTCGGTAACCGATTGGGCACATTATAACCACGGCTATACCGCTAACATTTTGAACGAACCTTATAATGACGAAAAGGCCTATAAGGCAAGTTCGCCCATATACTTTGCCAACGGCTTAAAAGGCCGCCTGTTAATGGCACATGGCATGGTTGATGTTAACGTAAATTATCAGGACATTATTCGCCTTAGTCAAAAACTGATTGAATTGCACAAAGACAACTGGGAACTGGCCTCATACCCGGTAGAAGACCATGGCTTTGTGCAACCCAGCAGCTGGACCGATGAGTATAAGCGTATTTATAAGCTATTTGAAGAAACACTGAAGAAGTAAGAAAGTCTACTTGTGCGCGGTGGCCCGTGCGATTCCCCTCTTGAGAGGGGTGGAGGGGTGTGTCATTTTGAAGAGAAAAGTTTGCGAATGACACACCCCTGCCTTCGCTCAATCCTTACCCGCCCCCTCTCAAGAGGGGAATAAGAAATACCTTTAACCCTGCTCAAAACGGCAGGGTTGTTTTTTGCACTTAACTGTTAACTTTGCCTTATGCACCTCTCACCCGAAATTCAAGAGCGACTGGATCAATTACAGCAAAAATATGAGGCTATGGGGCAGGACATGAACTCCTACCTCGACGGTTTGCTGTATGCGGATTTTTTAACGTATTGGGACTACATACATCTTGATACGCTGCTCAGTCTGCAAAAACCTAAAACGCCTTTTCCTGATGAAGAGATATTTATTATCTATCATCAAATAACCGAAC contains the following coding sequences:
- a CDS encoding SIMPL domain-containing protein, with translation MKKLFLLAALLTVTITGFAQTPDQRRKIEVTGSAEQEVTPDIIYVAISLKEYMNGKNKVDISTLERQLQKAVTEAGVAKEDFMINNISSYNYIIDKKKKDPDFMASKQYRIKVRDLNAINIILSKVDDKGIQSTGVESYEYSKQAELRKELKIKALQAAREKAGYLLTSIGEKLGGAIEIQEIDNEPMGRPVYSNMMFKSAMAADATPQESDVDFKKIKLNYQVRAVFEIAK
- a CDS encoding HAD family hydrolase translates to MNTTTQAKYDALVKISQDNFDAFLYDCDGTLADNMPAHTETYIKVAAAQGVLIDGAIIDEFAGLPIINVVEKINERYQSTFIPEEFKTAKYKLFIDEYIEKTQPIDYVVNHLKNHAGQVHIAVVSGSSRIVVERTLQILGIDHLVEVLVCAGETPNGKPFADPFLKAAELLGVAPERCLVFEDGNPGTQAAEAAGMRWVRIDKLV
- a CDS encoding DEAD/DEAH box helicase; the protein is MLRVDSSKPCQLIYSFARHEYLGWLIEPHIVQLNPNGEFSFTHQRIFSNTAQEFNSCIDETDAKLIKLLEEIEQGHLIKKYYKKPIRPYEFFSKVFNEQLFDVIRPKIEKKMAEAFTMLANKKLFVMSKEGYPAEKQLHIAAEAATVLFHFKRDDTEIRYYPTIKYQGMKIEFMFKNAEIVCNHPGWLMLDDTLYYFEKDVEGRKLQPFLQKRYIAIPRSAEQSYFEKFVAPLIEKHHVHAEGFTINTEKYDARPVVKPIYVAGGTSQIQLYFKYAGYVFPYGDGRHISVKIDREGDNYTFHRIKRSVTWEKNKLQLLEDMGLTTSSSLFQNLEVKHDSDDTDRSFSVFDWLNQNHDKLTAAGFEIEQPDGQKRYLFGSSKIDLQVNENNDWFDIHAIVHFGPYQIPFMDLRNHILNRKKEFTLPSGEIAVIPEEWFAQYGNLLNFTEGNKELKLRKHHIGLINDLAEGDLASITINRKLQKLTDFEELEDIAPPVNFAGSLRPYQQAGYNWFHFLKDYHFGGCLADDMGLGKTIQTLALLQKNKEDAQAIGASSTSLLIMPTSLIYNWINEAAKFTPTLRMMVHTGAFRYKSPDVFGNYDVVVTTYGISRIDVELFKAFFFDYVILDESQNIKNPSSKSYQAVKQLKSRHKLILSGTPVENTVNDLWTQMSFINPGLLGNQQFFLNEFVTPIEKKKDEDKAHRLQALIKPFVLRRTKEQVATELPPKTEQLFYCKMTDEQSTVYEKVKSEYRNELLQSLEDGTFAQTQIQVLQGLIKLRQIANHPSMIDESYEGDSGKFEDVVHTLSNVLDGGHKVLIFSQFVKQLNIYRQHFEQTGIKFTYLDGSTQNRGEVVKRFQEDAKTQVFLISIKAGGVGLNLTEADYVFILDPWWNPAVEQQAIDRTHRIGQTKNVFIYKFITKDTVEEKILALQQRKLTVARSLITTEESFIKSLSADDIREILK
- a CDS encoding ABC transporter ATP-binding protein → MLTATHLSKSYKSGRALDDVSIQMLPGQICGLLGRNGAGKTTLFRILCGLIKPDSGQLSITSQRSKPVGGIIERPGLYPYLNAYDNLKLFAQIQGAPNHKESINQNLLKVGLPTDRKDPVRNFSLGMKQRLGIAIALLNNPEYLVLDEPFSGLDPIGVTALINLVADLATKENISILLSSHLMGELTKCCNYLYVMDKGRLVNQGTTAQLINHHIHSFNITAQNIASSVVLQKYRPVMGVNGASIVCNADAIPALLGQLLTEGIQVTSCTPELSLEQLVNAPQS
- a CDS encoding ABC transporter permease, which translates into the protein MMKQLLYAEFVKIIKQSKTYYALGAIAVIELLIFITAYYQGSTILDLLLNTLRQNFYFEGTLLNGNLILYIVLNSLWFNVPLILMIVTSGLLTDEHKDGTLQTVMLQAVKKWKFILAKYITAALFTLLVIAFMMLSTFALAYTIFGTGDLVVYIGTLNFFEADEAFHRICWAFASGSIAMVFYSTASITLAIFIKEASKTWIASALFLIITNLLLKADFLPAGFNTFFFPKLIDTWQQLFNYKVDWQQVGINNVMLMLYCAAFAGLGMLVFQKKDIG
- a CDS encoding GNAT family N-acetyltransferase; translated protein: MQLTGNGFILRNWQPGDEASLQKHANNPNISAMLLDRFPSPYTFEDAQAWVKMFENQEPIVNFTISINGEVVGGIGLNFRADVYRKTPLLGYWLSESYWGKGIMPEAVKLITNYTFEQLDAICIQALALSSNQKSMRVLEKAGYEKQGVLRNSVVKSGQILDEHVFAISNPNISF
- a CDS encoding S9 family peptidase, with the translated sequence MKKLFTLFLLASAVGVNAQKLEKLTVEKIMSDSKWMGTSPDAIRWSDDSKKIYFNWNPEAADHSSLYAITTGNTKPQKVELAERKALTNGGTWNKSHTRKLFEQSGDIFLSDIKTGKIIPLAVTTDRESNAAFSTDESKVLFMRADNLFSLSLNTGELIQLTNFIRTGAAAAPVAAAGFGQRGGGGRQGGATTGAAVQRQGGAAAGGNQQEGWLRNQQTELFEVVREKAKDEKYNAAERKALQGKTLKAIPIGEQSLSFVQQSPDARYITYRLIKAADGAKTTIVPSYVTASGYTEDIPNRTKVGAPLSTSQSFVFDTQRDTVYAISTKEIPGIKDLPDYVKDYPKQLEDRTKRNDDRNVVIQGPNWSPTGQYAVAIVTAQDNKDRWVMKLDPATGKLSQLDRQRDEAWIGGPGISGGGFVSGNTGWLDDTHFYFQSEASGYSHIYVVDVVSGAKKQLTNGKWEVSDLHLSNDKKSFYFTGNIEHPGISHYYRLPVSGGTPVKLTSMKGGNEVELSPDEKWLAIRYSYSNKPWELYLQPNKPGAKAVQITKSTSAEFNSYQWRDPEIVTFKNRYGKDVYARVYSQKIAHPSKPAVVFVHGAGYLQNVHYWWSQYYHEYMFHNLLADNGYTVIDIDYTGSAGYGRDWRTGIYRHMGGKDLDDQVDGVKFLAEKYGINPKNVGLYGGSYGGFITLMAMFTQPDVFAAGAGLRSVTDWAHYNHGYTANILNEPYNDEKAYKASSPIYFANGLKGRLLMAHGMVDVNVNYQDIIRLSQKLIELHKDNWELASYPVEDHGFVQPSSWTDEYKRIYKLFEETLKK